Proteins from one Mercurialis annua linkage group LG7, ddMerAnnu1.2, whole genome shotgun sequence genomic window:
- the LOC126655328 gene encoding pentatricopeptide repeat-containing protein At5g67570, chloroplastic, giving the protein MEAASTVPSPPPFEPNLEAIKHKLLKHNIHPTPKILRNLRKKQIQKHNRKLSKTAQTQLTHQEKQALAEESHFQTLKNEYKTFSGAIRGDSQSSGLLVGMPWERIERVKLREIASGSNEFDGGNKLRVETLRELKEVFEDGLKWVLDNDIEFEGGDDGQFLSSENQSQYDPTKRSRNDKEEIRFLVSRLSKRDFTVRDWKLAKIMKQSGLRFNEGQLMMIVKLLGKLGKWEQAMAIVEWVYNDKERKNSRSRFVYTKLLSVLRIERRPKEALHIFNLMREDHNIYPDMAAYHVIAVTLGQAGWVKELLKIVECMREKPSKRTNSAWYKHCDPILEPDMVIYNAVLNACVPTQQWKGVSWVFGDLRKSGLKPNGATYGLSMEVMLNSGKYDLVHELFRKMNRSGETPTALTYKVIVRALWEEGKVDAAVEAVRSMERRGVVGNGSLYYELACCLCYYGRWQDAVLEVKNMRKLRHSKPLEVTFTGMIMSSLDGGHVSDGISIFEFMKDHCVPNIGTINIMLKVYGRNDLFTEAKELFEEYKGAKGDNDTVLIPDEFTYSSMLEASASALQWEYFEHVYKEMTFSGYQLDQSKHASLLVKASRAGKCHLLEHAFDAALEAGEIPHHYLFTEMVFQAAIQQNYERSVILVNTLALAPFQISERQWTELFEKNRDEVTQESLENLLDALRKSDYASEPTVANLSRTLHSLCGRGKSVFLPSSTDSAIDVICGSNEVASPQNYSTDREGTADIRNNLESLGCDEAYGESTEPLKDFDATEFEISIDQIDDSRESKSPSANEILDAWKESRKDGLFFPFQRWKKV; this is encoded by the exons ATGGAAGCAGCTTCCACAGTCCCCTCACCTCCCCCATTCGAACCAAACCTCGAAGCCATCAAACACAAGCTCCTCAAACACAACATACACCCAACTCCCAAAATCCTCCGCAACCTCCgcaaaaaacaaattcaaaaacacAATCGAAAACTCTCAAAAACCGCCCAAACCCAACTCACCCACCAAGAAAAGCAAGCTCTAGCAGAAGAATCCCATTtccaaaccctaaaaaatgAGTACAAAACCTTTAGTGGAGCCATCAGAGGCGACTCACAGTCTAGTGGGTTGCTGGTGGGCATGCCGTGGGAGAGAATTGAGAGAGTTAAGTTGAGGGAAATTGCGAGTGGGAGTAATGAGTTTGATGGTGGGAATAAGCTGAGGGTTGAGACTTTGAGGGAGTTGAAAGAAGTTTTTGAAGATGGGTTGAAATGGGTGTTGGATAATGATATTGAATTTGAAGGTGGCGATGATGGTCAATTTTTAAGTAGTGAGAATCAATCTCAATATGACCCAACTAAGAGGAGCCGTAATGATAAGGAGGAAATTCGGTTTCTTGTTAGTAG GTTAAGTAAAAGGGATTTTACTGTGAGAGATTGGAAGTTAGCTAAGATAATGAAGCAATCTGGATTGCGGTTTAATGAAGGACAATTGATGATGATTGTGAAGCTGCTTGGGAAGTTGGGGAAATGGGAACAAGCCATGGCTATTGTGGAGTGGGTGTATAATGATAAAGAGAGAAAAAATAGTAGAAGCAG GTTTGTTTACACAAAACTCTTATCAGTGCTAAGGATCGAAAGGAGGCCCAAGGAAGCTCTTCACATTTTCAATTTGATGCGA GAAGACCACAATATATATCCCGACATGGCTGCATATCATGTCATTGCTGTTACGCTTGGTCAAGCTGGTTGGGTCAAAGAATTGCTTAAAATTGTTGAATGCATGAGGGAGAAACCTTCTAAAAGAACTAATAGCGCTTGGTACAAGCATTGCGATCCAATCCTCGAACCAGATATGGTTATATATAATGCT GTATTAAATGCTTGTGTTCCAACCCAACAGTGGAAGGGTGTGTCGTGGGTGTTTGGGGATTTAAGAAAGAGCGGTCTTAAGCCCAATGGCGCAACATATGGATTGTCAATGGAG GTGATGCTGAATTCTGGGAAGTACGACCTTGTCCATGAATTATTTAGAAAGATGAATAGAAGTGGAGAAACTCCCACAGCGCTCACATATAAAG TTATCGTCAGAGCTCTTTGGGAGGAAGGTAAAGTCGACGCAGCTGTTGAAGCAGTGAGGAGTATGGAACGAAGAGGAGTTGTAGGAAATGGCAGTCTATATTATGAATTAGCATGCTGCCTTTGCTACTATGGGAGGTGGCAAGATGCTGTGCTAGAG GTTAAAAATATGAGAAAACTTCGTCATAGTAAACCGTTGGAAGTTACTTTCACCGGCATGATAATGTCTTCTCTGGATGGCGGACATGTCAGTGACGGCATCTCTATTTTTGAATTCATGAAAGATCATTGTGTCCCTAATATTGGGACCATAAATATTATGCTCAAAGTTTATGGCCGGAATGATTTGTTCACAGAAGCTAAAGAGTTGTTCGAGGAATATAAGGGGGCCAAAGGCGACAATGATACTGTTCTCATTCCAGATGAATTTACATATAGCTCAATGCTCGAGGCATCTGCCAGTGCACTTCAATGGGAATACTTCGAACATGTGTACAAGGAGATGACATTCTCCGGATATCAACTTGATCAAAGCAAGCATGCATCACTACTCGTGAAAGCATCGAGAGCTGGAAAG TGTCATCTTCTGGAGCATGCATTTGATGCAGCGTTAGAAGCCGGAGAAATTCCTCATCACTACTTGTTCACCGAAATGGTTTTCCAAGCTGCAATTCAGCAGAATTACGAGAGATCTGTCATCCTAGTCAACACACTTGCTCTTGCCCCTTTTCAAATCAGTGAAAGGCAATGGACAGAGCTTTTCGAGAAAAATAGAGATGAAGTTACTCAGGAAAGTTTAGAGAACCTATTAGACGCACTTCGTAAGTCCGATTATGCATCAGAACCCACAGTTGCAAACTTATCAAGAACACTACACTCTCTGTGTGGCCGCGGCAAGTCAGTGTTCTTACCGAGTTCGACTGATTCAGCTATTGACGTCATCTGTGGTTCGAACGAGGTCGCTAGCCCACAAAATTACAGCACTGATCGGGAGGGAACAGCCGACATACGTAACAATTTGGAGTCACTGGGTTGCGATGAGGCGTATGGTGAATCTACTGAACCCTTGAAAGATTTTGATGCGACGGAATTTGAAATCTCCATCGACCAGATTGACGATTCTCGTGAATCTAAATCGCCCTCAGCGAATGAAATACTGGATGCTTGGAAGGAAAGCAGAAAAGATGGATT